From Candidatus Krumholzibacteriia bacterium, a single genomic window includes:
- a CDS encoding glycosyltransferase family 87 protein, which translates to MPALSPRASRVLAWTLLAAGVGYFLLAGTLRQILRPYGYASDFATFYSAARAFTTGEDPYARERLASELAPEFSGWVGRYFYPPPFAAVALRPLVALPFAEARRLWVVLESAAYLGAGFLLVKILFGVASAWPFVAAGVVLLYFTPMRVDLKLGSVSGLLLLLFALFLFARSRRAEVAAACALAAMIVLKLAPAVLLFHAACRGQFRLLRHTVLACLLLLVAALPWTGWRAYETYATSVLPQLLTQRFAWFTNQSLDAFFTRLFLPNPDSTPWLDAPALATTLIVTTSLAVLVTLALLARHEAQSADDSVWGPALALLASLLLARVTWESMVVLSLPCFLLCLRACWMLEVSPPLLVTWGVAWALCALPFPYVDPPHRSGAGLLLESPRLYGILLLFATSAHWRLRRRRT; encoded by the coding sequence GTGCCCGCCCTGTCGCCGCGAGCCTCTCGTGTTCTCGCCTGGACCCTGCTCGCCGCCGGCGTGGGCTATTTCCTTCTGGCCGGTACTCTGCGTCAGATCCTGCGCCCCTACGGTTACGCCTCCGACTTCGCCACCTTCTATAGCGCGGCGCGGGCTTTCACCACCGGGGAAGATCCCTACGCGCGGGAGCGCTTGGCGAGTGAGCTCGCCCCGGAGTTCTCCGGTTGGGTGGGTCGCTACTTCTACCCACCTCCCTTCGCCGCCGTGGCGCTCCGACCACTCGTGGCCCTGCCCTTCGCCGAGGCTCGCCGGCTGTGGGTCGTGCTGGAAAGCGCCGCCTACCTCGGAGCCGGTTTTCTCCTGGTCAAGATTCTGTTCGGCGTCGCGAGTGCGTGGCCCTTCGTGGCGGCCGGAGTCGTGCTGCTCTACTTCACGCCGATGCGGGTGGACCTCAAACTGGGTTCGGTCTCGGGTCTGCTGCTGTTACTCTTCGCGCTCTTCCTCTTCGCCCGCTCCCGCCGCGCCGAGGTGGCTGCGGCGTGCGCCCTCGCTGCCATGATCGTGCTCAAGCTGGCGCCGGCGGTGCTGCTCTTTCACGCCGCCTGCCGCGGGCAATTCCGCCTGCTCCGGCACACCGTGCTCGCCTGCTTGCTGCTCCTGGTCGCGGCGCTGCCCTGGACCGGGTGGCGCGCCTACGAGACCTATGCGACCAGCGTGCTGCCGCAGCTCTTGACCCAGCGCTTCGCCTGGTTCACCAACCAATCCCTCGATGCTTTCTTCACCCGTCTCTTCCTGCCGAACCCGGACAGCACACCTTGGCTCGACGCACCTGCGCTCGCCACCACTCTCATCGTGACCACGTCGCTCGCGGTTCTCGTCACCCTGGCGTTGCTGGCGCGTCACGAGGCCCAAAGCGCCGACGACTCGGTGTGGGGACCAGCGCTCGCTCTCCTCGCCAGCCTGCTCCTCGCCCGCGTCACCTGGGAATCCATGGTGGTGCTGTCGCTCCCCTGCTTCCTACTCTGCTTGCGGGCCTGTTGGATGCTGGAGGTCTCGCCGCCGTTGCTCGTCACCTGGGGCGTGGCGTGGGCACTCTGCGCTTTGCCGTTCCCCTACGTGGATCCACCGCACCGCTCCGGCGCCGGTCTCCTGCTCGAGTCGCCCCGTCTCTACGGCATACTGCTCCTCTTCGCCACGAGCGCGCACTGGCGCTTGCGGCGTCGAAGAACCTAA